A single Buchnera aphidicola (Hyperomyzus lactucae) DNA region contains:
- the glmU gene encoding bifunctional UDP-N-acetylglucosamine diphosphorylase/glucosamine-1-phosphate N-acetyltransferase GlmU, translating to MLKKEIVVVILAAGKGSRMKSNYPKVLHSLGGKTILEHVIQTAKSIKPKKIIIVYSNIKLISSNIDNIPMEWVIQKNPQGTGQAILLAVQTLSNYEDVVVLYGDVPLISVESIKKLQNSKKKSKISLLTAKLKNPKGYGRVLRQKGEVIGIVEEQDTTLEQKNIKEIYSGVFMANSEDLKRWLRKINNKNKKKEFYATDIISLSYLENNFITTVQPSNFEEILGVNNKLQLSILEDIFQKKQINTLLMAGVTLKDPSHFILRGTLKHGKNIEIDTGVVLEKNIILGDDVTIGPGCIIKNSIIDSKTNIKAYTIIENAKIGKNCTIGPFSHLRSNTLLDKDVQIGNFVEIKDSTIKIKSKVKHLSYLGNSEIGAKVNIGAGSITCNYDGANKLKTIIGDNVLVGSNTQLIAPITIAKDTTIAAGTTLTKDVNTSCLVYNKKEQKYKKNWIRPSKFYKK from the coding sequence ATGTTAAAAAAAGAAATTGTTGTAGTAATACTTGCTGCTGGAAAAGGAAGTAGAATGAAATCTAACTACCCCAAAGTATTACATTCTTTAGGAGGAAAAACAATTTTAGAACATGTAATTCAAACAGCAAAATCTATAAAACCTAAAAAAATTATAATAGTTTATAGTAATATAAAACTTATTTCATCTAATATTGATAATATTCCTATGGAATGGGTAATACAAAAAAACCCACAAGGAACGGGACAAGCTATACTATTAGCCGTTCAAACACTGTCAAATTATGAAGATGTAGTAGTTTTATATGGAGACGTACCATTGATTTCAGTAGAATCAATAAAAAAATTACAAAATTCTAAAAAAAAATCAAAGATTAGTCTCTTAACTGCAAAACTAAAAAATCCTAAAGGATATGGACGTGTTTTACGTCAAAAAGGAGAAGTTATAGGTATAGTAGAAGAACAAGATACAACTCTTGAACAAAAAAATATTAAAGAAATATATTCCGGTGTTTTTATGGCTAATAGTGAAGATTTAAAAAGATGGTTGAGAAAAATTAATAATAAAAATAAAAAAAAAGAATTTTATGCAACTGATATTATATCTTTATCTTATCTTGAAAATAATTTTATTACAACAGTACAACCATCGAATTTTGAAGAAATATTAGGAGTAAATAATAAATTACAACTGTCTATTTTAGAAGACATTTTTCAAAAGAAACAAATCAATACATTACTTATGGCTGGAGTTACATTAAAAGATCCATCTCATTTTATTTTAAGAGGAACACTAAAACACGGAAAAAATATTGAAATAGATACAGGAGTTGTTCTAGAAAAAAATATTATTTTAGGTGATGACGTTACCATCGGTCCTGGATGTATTATAAAAAATAGTATTATTGACAGTAAAACTAATATTAAAGCTTATACAATTATAGAGAATGCTAAAATAGGAAAAAATTGTACTATAGGTCCTTTTTCACATTTACGATCAAATACTTTATTAGATAAAGATGTTCAAATAGGAAATTTTGTTGAAATAAAAGATAGTACTATAAAAATAAAATCTAAGGTAAAACACTTAAGTTATCTTGGTAATTCTGAAATTGGTGCTAAAGTAAATATTGGAGCCGGTAGTATTACATGTAATTATGATGGTGCGAATAAATTAAAAACAATTATTGGTGACAATGTTTTAGTTGGTTCTAATACACAATTAATAGCACCTATTACAATTGCTAAAGATACAACTATTGCAGCGGGTACAACTTTAACAAAAGATGTTAATACTTCTTGTTTAGTTTATAATAAAAAAGAACAAAAATATAAAAAAAACTGGATACGTCCTAGTAAGTTTTATAAAAAATAA
- a CDS encoding Cof-type HAD-IIB family hydrolase, with the protein MRRIIAVDLDGTLLSSKNTITEYTKEIIQLLAKKNIFFILASGRHHVDIIEIRDILKIRSFIIASNGAKIYDLDNQLIFSDCLDKEIASQLCKIKYLEKDIITQVYKKNRWFVNNNKVNNKFCSALSSLQYEYFTPDKFAFDNICKIFFTSNNFEKLYILEKKIIDIWGEKVNISFSVPGCLEVVSGKTSKGHGVRLISHLLGIPLDSCIAFGDGMNDLDMLTISGQAYIMKNADSCLKNALPNIEIIDSNNNNGVAKRLDEIFIKHKKI; encoded by the coding sequence ATGCGTAGAATTATTGCAGTAGATTTAGATGGTACTTTACTTTCTTCAAAAAATACAATAACAGAATATACTAAAGAAATTATACAACTATTAGCAAAAAAAAATATTTTTTTTATTTTAGCCTCAGGTCGTCATCATGTTGATATAATAGAAATTAGAGATATCTTAAAAATAAGATCTTTCATTATTGCTTCTAACGGTGCTAAAATTTATGATTTAGATAATCAATTAATATTTAGTGATTGTTTGGACAAAGAAATTGCATCACAATTATGTAAAATAAAATATTTAGAAAAAGATATTATTACTCAGGTATACAAAAAAAATAGATGGTTTGTTAATAACAATAAAGTAAACAACAAATTTTGTTCAGCTTTATCATCATTACAATATGAGTATTTTACTCCTGATAAATTTGCATTTGATAATATTTGTAAAATATTCTTTACAAGTAACAATTTTGAAAAATTATATATTCTCGAAAAAAAAATTATAGATATTTGGGGTGAAAAAGTTAACATCAGTTTTTCAGTACCTGGTTGTTTAGAAGTAGTATCAGGAAAAACTTCGAAAGGTCATGGAGTAAGATTAATATCTCATTTACTAGGAATCCCTTTAGATAGCTGTATTGCTTTTGGAGATGGAATGAATGATTTAGATATGCTTACTATTTCTGGACAAGCATATATAATGAAAAATGCAGATTCATGTTTAAAAAATGCATTGCCAAATATTGAAATTATTGATAGTAATAATAATAATGGTGTAGCAAAACGTTTAGATGAAATTTTTATAAAACATAAAAAAATATGA
- the metR gene encoding HTH-type transcriptional regulator MetR has product MIEIKHLRTLQALKHNGSLSSAAIQLHQTQSAISHQCNELEKKLGFKLFIRKSNPIKFTIQGKILLQLSEEILPKIQKAIKSCAISHHMIIRLAIECHSCIQWLTPALKIFQKKWPKVEIDFYSDMIFSPQPSLQQGKLDIVLTSEVLPRSNVFYAPIFDFEVRLVLSPHHPLVLKKNNIVPEDLAAEILMTYPIQRHRLDIWKHFLQPAGIIPIFKNVNNTFLLIQMVSAQMGIAALPHWVVDNFERQGLIVTKKIGNGIWRRLYAAIRNGEEKELVIKTFIHSIRLHACNHLKFIRGLLKPHFF; this is encoded by the coding sequence ATGATTGAAATAAAACATCTTCGAACACTGCAAGCTTTAAAACATAATGGTTCATTAAGTTCCGCTGCCATTCAACTTCATCAAACACAATCAGCAATATCTCATCAGTGTAACGAATTAGAAAAAAAATTAGGATTTAAATTATTTATTAGAAAAAGCAATCCTATAAAATTTACTATTCAAGGAAAAATTTTACTTCAATTATCTGAGGAAATACTACCTAAAATACAAAAAGCAATAAAATCATGCGCAATATCTCATCATATGATTATTCGATTAGCTATTGAATGTCACAGCTGTATTCAATGGTTAACACCAGCATTAAAAATTTTTCAAAAAAAATGGCCAAAAGTAGAAATAGATTTTTATTCTGATATGATTTTTAGTCCTCAACCATCCCTACAACAAGGTAAACTAGACATTGTATTAACCTCTGAAGTACTTCCAAGAAGTAACGTATTTTACGCACCCATTTTTGACTTCGAAGTACGTTTAGTATTATCTCCTCATCATCCCCTTGTTTTAAAGAAAAACAACATCGTTCCAGAAGATCTTGCAGCTGAAATATTAATGACTTATCCGATTCAGAGACATAGACTAGATATATGGAAACATTTTTTACAACCAGCTGGTATAATACCTATTTTTAAAAATGTCAATAATACATTTCTTTTAATTCAGATGGTATCAGCTCAAATGGGAATTGCCGCACTACCTCATTGGGTAGTAGATAATTTTGAACGTCAAGGTCTAATTGTAACAAAAAAAATAGGAAACGGGATATGGAGACGATTATATGCGGCAATACGTAATGGTGAAGAAAAAGAATTAGTTATAAAAACTTTTATTCATTCTATACGTTTACATGCTTGTAATCATTTGAAATTTATTCGTGGTCTACTAAAACCACATTTTTTTTAA
- the metE gene encoding 5-methyltetrahydropteroyltriglutamate--homocysteine S-methyltransferase, protein MKILNHTLGFPRIGLNRELKKAQEKYWSGDLLLKDLLLIGYELRKKHWQIQKESGIDYIPVGDFAWYDHVLTTTMMLGNIPERHNSLNSIDIDCLFRIARGCSPDIPASEMTKWFNTNYHYIVPEFYKNKVLKFSWKQLLDEVDEALLLGYKIKPVILGPITYLWLGKVKGKSFDRLDILQDIIPIYKHVLKELSNRGVDFVQMDEPALVLELPQKWKDAYSYVYKELYGVTKLLLTTYFDSIEHNIEFIRNLPIEGIHIDLVHGSYNIVDFNSKIPSEWMLSLGVINGRNVWRADLVKWFESISKISKNNRQLLIGSSCSLLHTPIDLTAEKYLDKEAKKWFSFAVQKCTELALLSDSLNNDNIDSIKKWSLPIHNRSFSPRVHKNEVEQRLSDISIDQYRRLNSYEYRSVEQKKKFNLPILPTTTIGSFPQTIKIRKLRHDFKLGLINEEKYSLEIKKNIKKVIKIQEELDIDVLVHGELERNDMVEYFGEHLDGFIFTSNGWVQSYGSRCVKPPIIIGDISRPKPITVEWSKYAQSITKKPVKGMLTGPVTILFWSFPREDISLKKIATQIALALHDEVLDLEKAKIEIIQIDEPALREGLPLQKSYWSEYLSWAVNAFRLSSSGVKNTTQIHTHMCYCEFNDIMDSISLLDADVITIETARSDMELLESFKEFHYPNEVGPGVYDIHSSNIPSIESIRILLTKAMKYIPIKRIWVNPDCGLKTRNWNETMLALKNMVLATQQLRKKIQDNVID, encoded by the coding sequence ATGAAAATTTTAAATCACACTCTCGGATTTCCAAGAATAGGTTTAAATCGAGAGTTAAAAAAAGCTCAAGAAAAATATTGGTCGGGTGATTTATTGCTCAAAGATTTGCTATTGATTGGATATGAATTACGAAAAAAGCATTGGCAAATTCAAAAAGAATCTGGAATTGATTATATACCAGTTGGAGATTTTGCTTGGTATGATCATGTATTAACTACTACTATGATGTTAGGGAATATTCCAGAAAGACATAATAGCCTTAATTCTATTGACATAGATTGTTTATTTCGTATTGCTCGAGGTTGTTCACCAGATATTCCTGCTTCAGAAATGACTAAATGGTTTAATACTAATTATCATTATATTGTTCCTGAATTTTATAAAAATAAAGTTTTGAAGTTTTCTTGGAAGCAGCTTTTAGATGAAGTAGATGAAGCATTATTATTAGGTTATAAAATTAAACCTGTTATTCTAGGTCCAATTACATATCTTTGGTTAGGAAAAGTAAAAGGAAAATCTTTTGATCGTCTCGATATTTTACAAGACATTATTCCTATATATAAACATGTTTTAAAAGAACTGTCTAATCGAGGTGTTGATTTTGTTCAAATGGATGAACCTGCTTTAGTTTTAGAATTACCACAAAAATGGAAGGATGCTTATTCTTACGTGTATAAAGAATTATATGGAGTGACAAAATTATTACTCACAACATATTTTGATAGTATAGAACATAATATTGAATTTATTCGTAATTTACCAATTGAAGGTATTCATATTGATTTAGTACATGGAAGTTATAACATAGTTGATTTTAATTCTAAAATACCATCAGAGTGGATGTTATCATTAGGTGTTATTAATGGCCGAAATGTTTGGCGTGCTGATTTAGTAAAATGGTTTGAATCTATTTCGAAAATTTCTAAAAATAATAGGCAATTGTTAATTGGTTCCTCTTGTTCTTTATTACATACTCCAATTGATTTAACTGCAGAAAAATATTTAGATAAAGAAGCAAAAAAATGGTTTTCTTTTGCCGTGCAAAAATGCACAGAATTAGCATTATTGTCAGATTCTTTAAACAATGACAATATTGATTCTATCAAAAAATGGAGTTTACCTATTCATAATCGTAGTTTTTCTCCAAGAGTACATAAAAATGAAGTAGAACAGCGTTTATCTGATATTTCAATCGATCAATATCGACGTTTAAATTCTTATGAATATCGTTCTGTGGAACAGAAGAAAAAATTTAATTTACCTATTTTACCCACGACAACTATTGGATCTTTCCCTCAAACTATTAAAATAAGAAAATTAAGACATGATTTTAAATTAGGATTGATAAATGAAGAAAAATATTCATTAGAAATTAAGAAAAATATTAAAAAAGTAATAAAAATACAAGAAGAATTGGATATAGATGTTTTAGTTCATGGTGAATTAGAACGAAATGATATGGTAGAATATTTTGGTGAACATTTAGATGGATTTATATTTACAAGTAACGGATGGGTGCAAAGTTATGGTTCACGTTGTGTAAAACCTCCCATTATTATTGGTGATATCAGTCGTCCTAAACCGATTACCGTAGAATGGTCTAAATATGCTCAGTCTATAACAAAAAAACCAGTTAAAGGTATGTTAACTGGACCAGTTACGATTTTATTTTGGTCTTTTCCTAGAGAAGATATTTCATTAAAAAAAATTGCAACACAAATTGCCTTAGCATTGCATGATGAAGTTTTGGATTTAGAAAAAGCAAAAATAGAAATTATTCAAATTGATGAACCAGCATTGCGAGAAGGTTTGCCTTTACAAAAAAGTTATTGGTCTGAATATTTATCCTGGGCGGTTAATGCATTCCGTTTAAGTTCTTCAGGTGTTAAAAATACAACACAAATTCATACACATATGTGTTATTGTGAATTTAATGATATAATGGATTCCATTTCTTTATTAGATGCAGACGTAATTACAATTGAGACAGCCCGTTCAGATATGGAATTATTAGAATCATTCAAAGAGTTTCACTATCCTAATGAAGTTGGTCCTGGGGTATATGATATTCATTCATCTAATATACCAAGTATAGAATCAATTAGAATATTACTAACTAAAGCTATGAAATATATTCCTATTAAACGTATCTGGGTTAATCCAGATTGTGGTTTAAAAACAAGAAATTGGAATGAAACTATGTTAGCTTTAAAAAATATGGTTTTAGCAACGCAACAACTTAGAAAAAAAATTCAAGATAATGTAATAGATTAA
- the purH gene encoding bifunctional phosphoribosylaminoimidazolecarboxamide formyltransferase/IMP cyclohydrolase translates to MSSSSIIKNALISVSEKTNILAIAKILIKNKINLFSTGGTAQTLKKNNIPVIEIADYTKFPEIMNGRVKTLHPKIMGGILRRGDEDEDIMKLYNIHPIDIVIVNFYPFKNIQNTPKNNIDDIINNIDIGGPTLVRAAAKNYKHVIVIVDLRDVFSIINSINKNSMNIETRFNLASKAFQYTLSYEKIISKYFVEKNSFKKTHINNLFPKKINFSFIKKQDLRYGENHHQKASFYIEKNLSQTGTVSNAHQIQGKTLSYNNIADADVALECVKEFSKPACVIVKHGNPCGVAISSNLLESYLLAYHADPVSAFGGIIAFNGILDEKIAEKIVTNHFVEVIIVPEINTFAIKILQKKENIRVLITGKLNKKQSGLDFKRTTNGLLVQEYDSCKIDYKSWNFVTKRSPTEQELQDSIFCWKVSKFVKSNAIVYGRNTVTIGIGAGQMSRIDSTKLANLKVKNQSHNIIGATMASDAFFPFRDGVDSAASVGISCIIQPGGSIRDKEIIQAANEHNITMIFTNKRHFKH, encoded by the coding sequence ATGTCATCAAGTAGTATTATAAAAAATGCTTTAATAAGTGTTTCAGAAAAAACAAATATTTTAGCCATCGCAAAAATATTAATAAAAAACAAGATTAATTTATTTTCAACTGGAGGTACAGCTCAAACTTTAAAAAAAAATAATATACCAGTTATAGAAATAGCAGATTATACAAAATTCCCTGAAATAATGAATGGACGTGTTAAAACATTACATCCAAAAATTATGGGTGGTATTTTAAGAAGAGGAGATGAAGATGAAGACATTATGAAATTATATAATATTCATCCAATAGATATAGTTATTGTGAATTTTTATCCATTTAAAAACATTCAAAATACTCCAAAGAACAACATAGATGATATTATAAATAATATTGATATAGGTGGACCCACACTCGTACGTGCAGCTGCAAAAAATTACAAACATGTCATAGTTATAGTGGATCTTCGTGATGTTTTTTCTATTATCAATTCTATTAATAAAAATAGTATGAACATAGAAACAAGATTTAATTTAGCATCAAAGGCATTTCAATATACATTGTCTTATGAAAAGATTATTTCAAAATATTTTGTAGAAAAAAATAGTTTTAAGAAAACTCATATCAATAATTTATTTCCTAAAAAAATTAACTTTTCTTTTATAAAAAAACAAGATTTAAGATATGGAGAAAATCATCATCAAAAAGCATCTTTTTATATAGAAAAAAATTTATCACAAACTGGAACAGTGAGTAATGCACATCAAATTCAAGGAAAAACTTTATCATATAATAATATAGCAGATGCTGATGTAGCATTAGAATGTGTAAAAGAATTTAGCAAACCCGCGTGCGTTATTGTAAAACACGGTAATCCATGTGGTGTTGCAATAAGTAGCAATCTTTTAGAATCATATTTATTAGCATATCATGCTGATCCTGTTTCAGCATTTGGTGGTATAATTGCTTTCAATGGTATATTAGATGAGAAAATAGCTGAAAAAATCGTAACAAACCATTTTGTAGAAGTTATTATTGTTCCTGAAATAAATACTTTTGCAATAAAAATATTACAAAAAAAAGAAAATATAAGAGTTTTAATTACTGGAAAATTAAATAAAAAACAATCAGGATTAGATTTTAAAAGAACTACTAATGGATTACTCGTACAAGAGTATGATTCTTGTAAAATAGATTATAAATCATGGAACTTTGTTACTAAACGTTCTCCGACAGAACAAGAGTTACAGGATTCTATCTTTTGTTGGAAAGTATCTAAATTCGTGAAATCAAATGCTATTGTATACGGTCGTAATACAGTTACTATCGGAATAGGTGCCGGTCAAATGAGCAGAATTGATTCAACTAAATTAGCCAACCTCAAAGTAAAAAATCAAAGTCATAACATTATTGGTGCTACTATGGCTTCTGATGCTTTTTTCCCTTTTAGGGATGGAGTCGATAGTGCCGCATCGGTTGGTATCAGCTGTATAATTCAACCAGGAGGATCTATACGTGATAAAGAAATTATTCAAGCGGCAAATGAACATAATATAACAATGATTTTTACTAATAAACGTCATTTTAAGCATTAA
- a CDS encoding HU family DNA-binding protein produces the protein MRKGKIMNKTQLINVISKKSNLSKMQAKSTLEATLSTIIESLKKGESVQIVGFGTFKVNLRSSRTGRNPQTGKEIQIPATKVPSFTSGKTLKNAIK, from the coding sequence ATAAGAAAAGGAAAAATAATGAATAAAACACAATTAATTAATGTTATCTCTAAAAAATCTAATTTATCTAAGATGCAAGCTAAATCCACTTTAGAAGCAACATTATCAACTATTATTGAATCTTTAAAAAAAGGAGAATCTGTACAAATAGTTGGTTTTGGTACTTTCAAAGTCAATTTAAGATCTTCTCGTACAGGAAGAAATCCTCAAACAGGAAAAGAAATACAAATTCCCGCCACAAAAGTTCCTAGTTTTACATCTGGTAAAACATTAAAAAATGCGATTAAATAA